A single window of Streptococcus cristatus ATCC 51100 DNA harbors:
- a CDS encoding family 1 glycosylhydrolase, with translation MIRNILSSNGKSLGITDILPQYGEDYRLSVMDGTVDYRTIPLGAYDLFKQGSSKQDYLADIEKIKTMGFNTYQLSFSWTRLFPTGEERRPDAKVLAFYESIIDALLENDIEPIVSLSHFDFPLHLYEKYGAWKSRQMIAMYEKYCEAVLTHFKEKVTYWITFKEMSALSYLPFLGAGLHFDSTENQEQQIWLAAHHQLIASANVVKLGQTINPTFQFGSLITINSDSHQENHSATDALGHELNRRKNYIFTDVQTKGHYPNHFLRYIERNQLDLGITEEDVFALREGVVDFIAFSHYAAENIQDLFTNKYVRKNVETCLAQPVLLRIAMSELYERYHKPLLVIETCSEVSDHPQLAKNIQDNVQEIIKSVEIDGIELLGYTPFSWSDVNI, from the coding sequence ATGATTAGAAATATTCTATCAAGTAATGGTAAAAGTCTAGGAATCACCGACATTCTACCCCAGTATGGTGAAGACTATCGTCTCTCTGTCATGGACGGAACAGTTGACTATCGAACAATCCCCCTAGGAGCCTACGATTTGTTCAAACAAGGCTCCAGCAAACAGGATTATCTGGCGGATATTGAAAAAATTAAAACGATGGGCTTCAATACCTACCAGCTGTCCTTTTCATGGACTCGCCTCTTCCCGACTGGAGAAGAGCGGAGACCCGATGCTAAGGTCCTTGCTTTCTATGAGTCAATTATCGATGCACTGCTCGAGAATGACATCGAACCAATTGTAAGCCTGTCTCATTTTGACTTCCCGCTTCATTTGTATGAAAAATACGGCGCATGGAAAAGTCGTCAAATGATTGCCATGTATGAAAAGTATTGCGAAGCCGTTTTGACCCACTTTAAAGAAAAAGTCACTTACTGGATTACCTTTAAAGAAATGAGTGCTCTTTCCTATTTGCCATTCTTGGGCGCTGGGCTACACTTTGATAGCACGGAAAACCAGGAGCAACAAATCTGGCTGGCTGCTCACCATCAGCTAATCGCATCCGCAAACGTGGTTAAGCTCGGTCAAACCATCAATCCAACCTTCCAATTTGGTAGCTTGATTACCATCAATAGTGACTCCCACCAAGAAAATCACTCAGCTACTGATGCCTTGGGCCATGAGCTGAACAGACGTAAAAACTACATTTTTACAGATGTGCAGACCAAGGGACACTATCCAAATCACTTCCTTCGCTACATTGAGCGAAATCAGCTGGATCTGGGCATTACGGAAGAGGATGTCTTCGCCTTAAGAGAAGGAGTCGTGGACTTTATTGCCTTCTCACATTATGCGGCAGAAAATATCCAAGATTTGTTTACTAACAAATATGTCCGCAAAAATGTAGAAACTTGCCTTGCACAACCTGTTCTTCTTCGGATTGCCATGTCTGAGCTATACGAGCGCTACCACAAGCCTCTGTTGGTCATTGAGACTTGTTCTGAGGTCTCTGACCACCCGCAATTAGCTAAGAACATTCAAGACAACGTTCAAGAAATTATTAAATCCGTTGAGATTGACGGGATTGAGTTGCTTGGCTACACACCATTTAGCTGGAGCGATGTAAACATCTAG